In the Devosia sp. SL43 genome, one interval contains:
- a CDS encoding epoxide hydrolase family protein, producing the protein MPTPFTIAVPDADIADLKSRLAATRFPKTIDGVGWGDGTDASFLRRFIDYWGRDYDWRSAEARLNAFPQFTEVIDGETVHFVQVKGRGTTNVPILLTNGWPSNFVELLPLVPLLTEPVDGVAFDVVIPSLPGYGFSSQPTRPGMNLTRVAALMAELMTRLDHDRFLVSGSDLGSGAEMALVRDHPERIIGAHYLNVYFGYPRPADPTPEEQAYFGKVDYWGFAEGAYAMVHMTKPASLAVGLNDSPAGLASWALEHFHKSGDTGGDILNAFELDDLCTILSVYWFTQTIGSSVRLYKEAFADPELSRKAPKHSVPHAILLLPADNPAPRAWGERNLWNIVRWTELSSGGHFPALEETEAMAHDIRAFHGQIS; encoded by the coding sequence ATGCCCACGCCCTTCACGATCGCCGTCCCCGACGCCGACATCGCCGACCTCAAGTCCCGCCTCGCCGCCACCCGTTTCCCCAAGACCATCGATGGTGTCGGCTGGGGCGATGGCACCGACGCCAGCTTCCTCCGCCGCTTCATAGACTATTGGGGCAGGGACTATGACTGGCGCTCGGCGGAAGCCCGGCTCAATGCCTTCCCGCAGTTTACCGAGGTGATCGACGGCGAAACTGTGCATTTCGTGCAGGTGAAGGGGCGAGGAACCACCAATGTTCCGATCCTGCTCACCAATGGCTGGCCGTCCAACTTCGTCGAACTGCTGCCGCTGGTACCCCTCCTGACCGAGCCGGTGGACGGCGTTGCGTTCGACGTCGTCATTCCCTCACTGCCCGGCTATGGCTTTTCCAGCCAGCCGACCCGGCCCGGCATGAACCTGACCCGCGTCGCCGCCCTCATGGCCGAGCTGATGACCCGGCTCGACCACGACAGGTTCCTCGTGTCCGGCTCAGATTTGGGATCGGGCGCCGAGATGGCCTTGGTGCGCGACCACCCCGAGCGCATCATCGGCGCGCATTACCTCAACGTCTATTTCGGCTATCCGCGCCCTGCCGATCCGACGCCGGAGGAGCAGGCCTATTTTGGCAAAGTCGACTATTGGGGCTTTGCCGAGGGCGCCTATGCTATGGTCCACATGACCAAGCCGGCATCGCTGGCGGTGGGACTCAACGATTCCCCTGCGGGACTGGCCAGCTGGGCCCTCGAACACTTCCACAAGTCGGGCGATACCGGTGGCGACATCCTCAATGCCTTCGAGCTCGATGACCTCTGCACGATCCTCTCCGTCTATTGGTTCACCCAGACCATCGGCAGTTCGGTCCGCCTCTACAAAGAGGCGTTTGCGGACCCGGAACTCTCCCGGAAGGCGCCGAAACACAGCGTGCCGCACGCCATCCTGCTGCTCCCCGCCGACAACCCGGCGCCGCGCGCCTGGGGCGAACGCAATCTGTGGAATATCGTGCGCTGGACCGAGCTGAGTTCAGGCGGCCACTTCCCGGCACTCGAGGAAACCGAGGCCATGGCCCACGACATCCGCGCCTTCCATGGCCAGATTTCGTAG
- a CDS encoding aldose epimerase family protein: protein MTIAVSTFGDFKGKRVDQFRLVSDTGVSVDIIGYGVAVRDWRVPVAGGGDRSVVLGFDNFDAYVQHSPHFGSLAGRVANRIKGASFDLNGKTYTLPANAGTLQLHGGDEGLGRQVWDGFVNTAANSVTFTHLSPAGAMGYPGNLNLTAVYTLSGNRLRLDLSATTDEKTPISLVQHQYFNLGSSDTVLDHTIQVNSSAYTALGDDLAPTGAILPSAGTIYDLRQPRTMRDASGQPVDYDIGMTLDTGRNHADPIATVVSPDKALTLKLWTDRPGVQVYNGVWTDIPVPGLNGKTYKKHAGFCLEDQSFADAVHNPHFPNVIHSPDRPYSHWCEFEIA, encoded by the coding sequence ATGACAATAGCGGTATCGACATTCGGCGACTTCAAGGGCAAGCGCGTCGATCAGTTCCGTCTCGTCAGCGATACCGGCGTGTCGGTCGATATCATCGGCTATGGTGTCGCAGTGCGCGACTGGCGTGTGCCGGTGGCCGGTGGCGGTGATCGTTCGGTTGTGCTTGGCTTCGACAATTTCGACGCCTATGTGCAGCACAGCCCGCATTTCGGTTCGCTCGCCGGCCGCGTTGCCAACCGCATCAAGGGCGCCAGCTTCGATCTCAATGGCAAAACATACACGCTGCCTGCAAATGCCGGAACGCTGCAACTACACGGCGGCGACGAGGGCCTCGGCCGCCAGGTCTGGGACGGTTTTGTCAACACCGCCGCCAATAGCGTGACTTTCACCCATCTCAGCCCGGCGGGCGCCATGGGCTATCCCGGCAACCTGAATCTAACTGCTGTCTACACGCTATCAGGCAACCGCCTGCGCCTCGATCTCTCGGCCACGACTGATGAGAAAACCCCGATCAGCCTAGTGCAGCACCAGTATTTCAACCTGGGCAGTAGCGACACCGTTCTTGACCACACCATTCAGGTCAATTCATCCGCCTATACCGCGCTCGGCGACGACCTCGCCCCAACCGGCGCCATCCTGCCATCGGCAGGCACGATCTATGACCTGCGCCAGCCGCGCACCATGCGCGACGCATCCGGCCAGCCGGTCGACTACGATATCGGCATGACCCTCGATACCGGCCGCAACCACGCCGATCCGATCGCCACCGTGGTCAGCCCCGACAAGGCCCTGACCCTCAAGCTCTGGACCGACCGCCCAGGCGTGCAGGTCTATAATGGCGTCTGGACCGACATCCCGGTGCCCGGCCTCAATGGCAAGACCTACAAGAAGCATGCCGGCTTCTGCCTAGAAGACCAGTCCTTCGCCGACGCCGTGCACAACCCGCATTTCCCCAACGTCATCCACTCGCCGGATCGCCCATACAGTCACTGGTGCGAATTCGAGATCGCCTAG
- a CDS encoding LacI family DNA-binding transcriptional regulator, giving the protein MRRRATVHDVARAAGVSLATVDRVLNGRPGVRAATVEKVEAAIAEIGFQRDLGASLLARARDLNVTFIIPDSSNEFMASLAEAVDHRARQALTDRMHIETLRLRALDADAIAQSLDALDPRHCDCAIIVASEEPSVLAAVDSATRRGVLVMTLVSDLPGSLRRHFIGIDNVAAGRTAASLLGRFLPQGGKVAVIAGSLHLRDHSDRLEGFRAALGAEFGSIELIGPVEGHDESRETEAIVADLLAQHPDLGGLYNLGAGNAGLVAALEASGRSGAIRVIAHELTEPTRRGLNSGAIDVVLDQNPDGEIRAALAAARGLALGGNGKGVNDPIEIGIFLRDNLR; this is encoded by the coding sequence TTGAGGCGCCGGGCAACCGTGCATGACGTGGCGCGGGCGGCAGGGGTGTCGCTGGCGACGGTCGATCGCGTGCTCAATGGTCGCCCCGGCGTGCGTGCGGCCACGGTGGAGAAGGTCGAAGCTGCCATCGCCGAGATCGGCTTCCAGCGCGACCTCGGTGCTTCGCTGCTGGCCCGGGCCCGCGACCTCAACGTCACCTTCATCATCCCCGACAGCTCCAATGAGTTCATGGCGAGCCTCGCCGAGGCGGTGGATCACCGGGCCCGGCAGGCGCTGACCGACCGCATGCATATCGAGACCCTGCGCTTGCGCGCCCTCGATGCCGATGCCATCGCGCAAAGCCTCGATGCGCTCGATCCGCGCCACTGCGACTGCGCCATCATCGTGGCCAGCGAGGAGCCATCGGTGCTTGCGGCGGTCGATAGTGCCACGCGGCGCGGTGTGCTGGTGATGACGCTGGTGTCGGACCTTCCGGGCTCGCTGCGGCGGCACTTCATCGGCATCGACAATGTGGCGGCAGGACGAACGGCAGCCTCGCTGCTGGGGCGGTTCCTGCCACAGGGCGGTAAAGTGGCGGTCATCGCCGGCTCGCTGCATCTGCGCGATCACTCGGACCGGCTGGAGGGTTTCCGGGCTGCGTTGGGCGCCGAATTCGGCAGCATAGAACTGATCGGACCGGTGGAGGGTCACGACGAAAGCCGCGAGACAGAGGCCATCGTCGCCGACCTCCTAGCGCAGCATCCCGATCTGGGTGGGCTCTACAATCTGGGCGCCGGCAATGCCGGGCTGGTGGCAGCGCTCGAAGCGTCCGGCCGCTCCGGCGCCATCCGCGTAATCGCCCACGAGCTGACCGAGCCGACGCGGCGAGGGCTGAACTCAGGCGCCATCGACGTGGTGCTCGACCAGAATCCGGACGGCGAAATCCGGGCTGCGCTGGCGGCGGCGCGCGGCCTGGCTTTGGGCGGCAACGGCAAGGGCGTCAACGACCCCATTGAAATCGGGATTTTCCTGCGCGACAATCTGCGCTAA
- the xylB gene encoding xylulokinase has translation MTYLGIDIGTSGVKALLIDEHGRALGEASAAAVEPVRPHPGWSEQNPADWWTATLSAVDKLKASHPTELASVRGIGLSGHMHGATLLGKNEEVLRPCILWNDGRSAAECKEMEAALPTLRQLAGNIAMPGFTAPKIAWVRKHEPAIYEKIEKVLLPKAYVRLLLTGEHVEDMSDAAGTLWLDVAKRDWSDELLAVTGLNRSHMPRLVEGSAVSGHLKRELAQRWGMDGLVVIAGGAGDNAASAAGIGAIRPGEGFVSLGTSGVIFVSNDKFRPNTEGAVHAFCHAIPDTWHQMGVILSATDSLNWLSKITGQKQAELSGAAEEQFSGPGEEIFLPYLSGERTPHNNAGARGSFVGLSHSTDTAKLAQAVMEGVTFAFRDSQRVLHDAGTKIDRLLAVGGGSKSALWLKMIATNLDMEIALPEDGDFGGALGAARLGLCAAEGAAPKDVMTMPPIKTVIAPDRSLSSAYSDQYARYRALYPAIEEARS, from the coding sequence ATGACTTATCTCGGCATTGATATCGGCACGTCAGGCGTCAAGGCGCTGCTGATCGACGAGCATGGCCGCGCCCTGGGCGAGGCCTCGGCCGCCGCCGTCGAGCCGGTGCGTCCGCATCCGGGCTGGTCCGAACAGAACCCGGCCGACTGGTGGACGGCGACGCTATCAGCCGTCGATAAACTCAAGGCATCCCACCCGACCGAACTGGCTTCGGTGCGCGGTATTGGCCTTTCCGGCCACATGCACGGCGCGACATTGCTGGGCAAGAATGAAGAAGTGCTGCGGCCCTGCATCCTGTGGAATGACGGGCGCTCGGCGGCCGAATGCAAGGAAATGGAAGCGGCGCTTCCAACCCTGCGCCAGCTCGCCGGCAATATCGCCATGCCCGGCTTCACCGCCCCCAAGATCGCCTGGGTGCGCAAGCATGAGCCTGCCATCTACGAAAAGATCGAAAAGGTACTGCTGCCCAAGGCCTATGTAAGGTTACTGCTGACGGGCGAGCATGTCGAAGACATGTCCGATGCCGCCGGCACGCTGTGGCTCGATGTGGCCAAGCGCGACTGGTCTGACGAACTATTGGCCGTGACCGGCCTCAATCGCAGTCATATGCCGCGCCTCGTTGAAGGTTCGGCTGTATCCGGCCATCTCAAGCGCGAGCTGGCGCAGCGCTGGGGCATGGACGGCCTGGTTGTGATTGCTGGCGGGGCCGGCGACAATGCGGCTTCGGCCGCCGGTATCGGCGCCATCCGTCCCGGTGAGGGCTTCGTGTCGCTTGGCACGTCGGGCGTGATCTTTGTCTCCAACGACAAGTTCCGGCCCAATACCGAGGGTGCGGTGCATGCCTTCTGCCACGCCATTCCCGATACCTGGCACCAGATGGGCGTGATCCTGAGCGCCACCGACAGTCTCAACTGGCTGAGCAAGATCACCGGCCAGAAGCAGGCCGAACTGTCAGGCGCCGCCGAGGAGCAGTTCAGCGGGCCGGGCGAAGAAATCTTTCTGCCCTATCTCTCGGGCGAGCGCACGCCGCACAATAATGCCGGAGCGCGCGGGTCCTTCGTGGGCCTGAGCCACTCCACCGACACGGCCAAGCTGGCCCAGGCCGTGATGGAGGGCGTGACCTTCGCCTTCCGCGACAGCCAGCGCGTGCTGCATGACGCCGGCACGAAAATCGACCGCTTGCTCGCCGTCGGCGGTGGATCGAAATCTGCACTGTGGCTCAAGATGATCGCCACCAATCTCGATATGGAAATCGCCCTGCCCGAGGACGGCGATTTTGGCGGTGCGCTCGGCGCCGCCCGTCTAGGTCTCTGTGCTGCCGAAGGCGCAGCGCCGAAAGACGTGATGACCATGCCGCCGATCAAGACTGTCATCGCGCCCGACAGAAGCCTGTCTTCCGCCTATTCCGACCAATATGCGCGTTACCGCGCGCTCTACCCTGCCATCGAGGAGGCACGTTCGTGA